Proteins co-encoded in one Cricetulus griseus strain 17A/GY chromosome 1 unlocalized genomic scaffold, alternate assembly CriGri-PICRH-1.0 chr1_1, whole genome shotgun sequence genomic window:
- the Amer3 gene encoding APC membrane recruitment protein 3 yields the protein MELRRGKTFIKSSVQVSHEKLIDQPPPASAKEDTGPWSLSLGGQPRPYGEKSSQTTPCVQGYSQCPNKEIQSDPEGGPVPLCGTTFKLVRKSKTHDSVPGAAKAAATTGQMVGSMSFPETPGSQRMIDYRHFVPQMPFVPAVAKSIPRKRISLKKSKKCFRNLFHIRRSKTENLASLSAKGKSLSSSGVPLGSAAQQGKPFLSMGEGLGLDNLCQDLSDSEFLPDSPFDLCSALCEDVASLKSFDSLTGCGEIFADGSSVPSVELKEGPESPAHSPQALDGKTPHGPSQDSMEQLASPAQNEASDFTKFWDSVNRSVKQQQRALLGPWLMSPQGTDTDQLRLDASGLSELPLFPCRGPPSGSKASSIDTGTPKSEQPESVSTSDEGYYDSFSPGLEEEKKEAASPGTPAATFPRDSYSGDALYELFYDPSEAPVGPILDDDLCVSESLSGPALGTPLSMCSFHVGAEENLAPAPGPDLLSQGFLQSTWKGKECLLKLCDTELAITMGIVNWLRRTPPTPAPAPAPAPAPIPALVLREPVAPPDPRGVLRGLTENMEGKEDQVLDMDKAMTCLAPSRQEPWAHLGTKDLLLREHEVQGEPARVIHVPSKDGSPEDGTQDLSEGRSSSTVTMTTGISRKSKAPNPATCAGSQKELETPGNLRCAQGPLRSGHGGNTLDPGPMLVGCVAHMAALQIYPDSCSPRQDRGNGFFWKPQAWGPNTVEKKATSSNPNGAAICGLSSPASPQDQRCHDLFLDLSQLKLEPSRLGTQACASLDSQPQQLSPRAPEQVSHRGSVGS from the coding sequence ATGGAGTTGAGAAGGGGGAAAACCTTCATCAAATCTAGTGTGCAGGTTTCCCATGAGAAACTCATAGACCAGCCACCCCCTGCATCAGCCAAGGAGGACACAGGCCCTTGGTCACTCTCACTGGGAGGGCAGCCGAGACCCTATGGTGAGAAGAGCTCCCAAACTACTCCCTGTGTTCAAGGGTACAGCCAGTGCCCCAACAAAGAGATTCAGTCTGATCCTGAAGGAGGTCCGGTGCCCCTCTGTGGAACCACCTTCAAGTTAGTGCGGAAGAGCAAGACTCATGACAGTGTACCAGGGGCTGCTAAGGCAGCAGCTACCACAGGTCAGATGGTGGGTAGCATGAGCTTCCCAGAGACCCCTGGGAGCCAGCGTATGATCGACTACCGCCACTTTGTGCCCCAGATGCCCTTTGTGCCAGCGGTGGCTAAGAGCATCCCAAGGAAAAGGATTTCCCTGAAGAAGTCCAAAAAGTGCTTTCGAAACCTGTTTCACATACGCAGAAGCAAGACTGAGAATTTGGCCTCGCTGTCTGCCAAGGGGAAGAGCCTGTCGTCCTCTGGGGTCCCATTGGGTAGTGCAGCGCAGCAAGGCAAACCCTTCCTCTCCATGggtgaggggctggggctggaCAACCTATGCCAAGACCTCTCTGACAGTGAGTTTCTGCCTGACTCACCCTTTGACCTCTGCAGCGCCCTGTGTGAGGATGTGGCCTCACTCAAAAGTTTCGATTCACTGACAGGTTGTGGGGAGATCTTCGCAGATGGGAGCTCGGTGCCATCTGTGGAGCTGAAAGAAGGTccggagagcccagcccactcaCCCCAGGCTCTGGATGGCAAGACTCCCCATGGTCCCTCCCAGGATAGCATGGAACAGCTGGCATCACCTGCCCAGAATGAAGCATCAGACTTCACCAAGTTCTGGGACAGCGTGAATCGCTCTGTGAAGCAACAGCAGCGTGCCCTGCTGGGCCCATGGCTGATGAGTCCCCAGGGGACAGACACAGACCAGCTCAGACTAGATGCATCTGGGTTATCTGAACTGCCCCTGTTCCCTTGCAGGGGTCCCCCCAGTGGCTCTAAAGCCAGCTCCATAGACACAGGTACCCCCAAAAGTGAACAGCCAGAATCCGTGTCCACAAGTGATGAAGGCTACTATGACTCCTTCTCACCTGGCcttgaggaggagaaaaaggaagctgCGAGCCCAGGGACACCTGCAGCCACTTTCCCCAGGGACAGCTACAGTGGGGATGCCCTCTATGAACTCTTCTATGACCCCAGTGAGGCTCCTGTTGGCCCGATCCTGGATGATGACCTGTGTGTATCTGAGAGTCTTTCAGGGCCTGCCTTGGGGACCCCACTGTCTATGTGCAGCTTCCATGTGGGGGCAGAAGAGAACTTGGCCCCAGCGCCAGGCCCTGACTTGCTCAGCCAGGGCTTCCTGCAGAGTACCTGGAAGGGCAAGGAGTGTCTGCTGAAGCTCTGTGACACAGAACTTGCCATAACCATGGGCATTGTCAACTGGCTGCGCCggaccccacccacccctgcccctgcccctgcccctgctcctGCTCCTATACCTGCCCTTGTCCTTAGGGAACCTGTTGCCCCACCTGACCCCCGTGGAGTCCTCAGGGGACTAACAGAGAACATGGAAGGCAAGGAAGACCAGGTCTTAGATATGGACAAGGCCATGACATGCTTGGCACCCAGCAGACAGGAGCCCTGGGCACACCTGGGAACCAAAGATTTGCTTTTAAGAGAGCACGAGGTCCAAGGGGAGCCTGCAAGGGTTATTCATGTCCCATCTAAGGATGGCTCTCCAGAGGATGGAACACAAGACCTCTCTGAAGGCCGGTCCTCCTCTACAGTTACCATGACAACCGGCATTTCCAGGAAAAGCAAAGCTCCAAACCCTGCCACCTGTGCTGGTTCTCAGAAGGAACTTGAGACACCTGGGAACCTGAGGTGTGCTCAAGGCCCCTTAAGATCAGGGCATGGGGGAAATACTCTTGATCCAGGGCCCATGCTTGTAGGCTGTGTGGCCCATATGGCAGCCCTGCAAATCTATCCAGATAGTTGTTCTCCCAGACAGGATAGAGGCAATGGGTTCTTCTGGAAGCCTCAGGCTTGGGGTCCCAACACTGTGGAAAAGAAAGCGACAAGCAGCAATCCTAACGGAGCAGCTATCTGTGGCCTCTCCTCTCCAGCAAGCCCACAAGACCAGAGATGTCATGACCTTTTCCTGGACCTGAGCCAGCTCAAGTTGGAGCCCTCTAGGC